A window from Pseudomonas moraviensis encodes these proteins:
- a CDS encoding Fic family protein, protein MSRYQPPLTLTARMITLIADISEQIGQLLAVDDSRQTPQLRRSNRIRTIQASLAIENNTLSVEQVTAVIAGRRVLGLPKEIQEVHNAFAAYELLAAWNPASKADLLRAHELLMKGLIEECGQLRRTGVGIYRGDQLVHMAPPPSRIADLVDDLLAWLGSSDWHPLIISCVFHYEFEFIHPFADGNGRMGRLWQTLILSQWRPVLAYLPVEAVIRDQQDAYYAALSTADRTAESTPFVEYMLQALSLALREAVESESVTDPVNDLVTDPVKRLLLTLENRALKTSELMGELGLRHKATFRSNYLKPALVAGFVKMSDPRSPNSPVQKYLLTETGRLKIGLAKR, encoded by the coding sequence ATGAGTCGTTATCAGCCGCCGCTGACCCTGACTGCACGAATGATTACCTTGATCGCTGACATCAGCGAACAGATAGGTCAGCTCCTGGCTGTAGACGACAGCAGGCAGACGCCTCAGCTCCGTCGAAGCAATCGAATCCGCACGATTCAGGCGTCGCTGGCTATCGAAAACAATACACTGAGCGTTGAGCAGGTCACCGCGGTCATTGCCGGACGCAGAGTCCTGGGGCTGCCCAAAGAGATACAGGAGGTCCACAACGCTTTCGCGGCTTATGAGTTGTTGGCCGCTTGGAATCCGGCCAGCAAGGCTGATCTTTTGCGGGCCCACGAGCTATTGATGAAAGGTTTGATCGAAGAATGCGGGCAACTTCGCCGTACAGGCGTTGGCATCTATCGAGGCGATCAGTTGGTGCACATGGCGCCGCCCCCGAGCCGGATTGCGGATCTGGTCGATGACCTCTTGGCATGGCTTGGCTCATCTGATTGGCATCCGTTGATCATCAGTTGTGTCTTCCATTACGAATTCGAGTTTATTCATCCTTTCGCGGATGGAAATGGGAGGATGGGGCGTCTCTGGCAAACGCTGATTCTCAGTCAGTGGCGACCGGTGCTTGCCTACCTGCCAGTTGAGGCGGTTATCCGAGATCAACAGGACGCCTATTACGCTGCGCTCTCGACAGCGGACCGGACGGCAGAATCGACGCCGTTTGTTGAATACATGCTGCAGGCGTTGAGCCTTGCACTGCGCGAAGCCGTCGAAAGCGAGTCTGTGACCGACCCAGTAAACGACCTAGTAACCGACCCAGTAAAGAGGCTGTTGCTAACGTTGGAAAACCGAGCGCTGAAAACCAGCGAGCTAATGGGCGAGTTGGGCCTTAGACATAAAGCAACGTTTCGATCCAACTACCTTAAACCCGCGCTGGTAGCGGGATTTGTAAAGATGTCGGATCCTCGAAGCCCGAACAGTCCAGTTCAGAAGTATTTGCTCACCGAAACGGGCAGGCTCAAGATTGGGCTGGCGAAAAGATAG